A single window of Methanobacterium sp. DNA harbors:
- a CDS encoding DHH family phosphoesterase: MVICSQCKGKGRKVVSYKVCETCHGTGVSGEVDIKGHLKGLSGGARERFQLDEEQEVPCSVCSGKGEVEVTEECPECSGKGEINLCTKCGKPIEKGDYCDDCKDSQDKPRVYILHPASEMSDLEVGEHYKGKITRVEDYGVFVSLSKKLYGLLRLRNPPYSVGDELFVQITEIKPRRGEVDLAPAAIKGTYELVKVKKEMPRTRIEDLTPKIKGRNVSLVGEVVQIQQTSGPTIFTISDETGITWAAAFDEPGVRVYPNINIDNMVEVLGEVSLHGGKIQIESESIERLHGTEATEARQRIDEALDKRAEPENTDLIQEAPIIQKLRPRLAAAAKAIRRAVMDGRSILVRHHADADGICAGVAVEKAVIPLLQEINPSNDAEWHYFRRSPSKAPFYEIEDVVKDLSFALEDLERHGQKLPLLVLLDNGSTEEDILALLKVKIYDIEVVVVDHHYPGVVTDGRVAVDDYVDVHVNPYLEGGDSQVTAGALAVELAQMINPEVKDRLLHLPGIAAVGDHARSPEAQWYIDLAKEKGYDLEDLEKIATAIDFEAFFLRFMNGRGIMDTILGLGNREKHTKLVDALYTESQRRVEWQLAAALPNLKTQTFPNGIIFSVLDVEKFAHKFTFPAPGKTCGFVHDSMVQKFGEETPIITLAYGPDFGVIRATDAVNEIFGFNLNTIIQELLVEIPEAGIDGGGHECAGSLKFVEGLSKKVLQSFAAKVAGLKAA, from the coding sequence ATGGTTATTTGTTCACAGTGTAAAGGGAAAGGACGCAAGGTAGTTAGCTACAAAGTATGCGAAACCTGTCATGGTACCGGAGTTTCCGGTGAAGTAGATATAAAAGGCCACCTGAAAGGCCTGTCCGGAGGGGCAAGAGAACGCTTCCAACTGGACGAGGAACAGGAAGTACCCTGCAGTGTATGCAGTGGTAAAGGAGAAGTGGAAGTCACCGAGGAATGCCCGGAATGTTCGGGGAAGGGAGAAATTAACCTGTGCACCAAGTGCGGTAAACCTATAGAAAAGGGAGACTACTGCGATGACTGCAAGGACAGCCAGGATAAGCCACGAGTCTACATCTTACACCCTGCCTCGGAAATGAGTGACCTGGAAGTGGGAGAACACTACAAGGGAAAAATCACCAGGGTAGAAGACTATGGTGTATTTGTAAGTCTATCCAAAAAACTATACGGACTCCTCCGCCTCAGAAACCCACCATACAGTGTGGGTGATGAGTTATTCGTCCAGATCACCGAGATCAAACCACGCCGGGGAGAAGTGGACCTGGCACCTGCCGCTATCAAGGGAACCTACGAACTGGTGAAGGTTAAAAAAGAAATGCCCCGCACCAGAATCGAAGATCTCACCCCTAAAATTAAGGGAAGAAACGTGAGCCTGGTGGGAGAAGTGGTGCAGATACAGCAGACTAGCGGCCCCACCATCTTCACCATCTCCGATGAAACCGGAATCACCTGGGCAGCAGCCTTTGACGAACCAGGAGTAAGGGTCTACCCTAACATCAACATCGATAACATGGTAGAAGTCCTGGGAGAAGTCTCCCTCCATGGAGGTAAGATCCAGATAGAATCCGAAAGCATTGAACGCCTCCACGGCACAGAAGCCACCGAAGCAAGACAACGCATAGATGAAGCCCTGGACAAACGTGCCGAACCAGAAAACACTGATTTAATCCAGGAAGCACCTATAATTCAGAAATTAAGACCAAGATTAGCTGCTGCGGCTAAAGCCATACGAAGAGCAGTTATGGACGGACGCAGCATCCTGGTACGCCACCATGCAGATGCCGATGGGATCTGTGCCGGTGTGGCAGTGGAAAAAGCAGTCATACCCTTACTCCAGGAGATCAACCCATCCAACGATGCGGAATGGCACTACTTCCGCAGGTCCCCCAGTAAAGCACCCTTCTATGAAATAGAAGATGTGGTGAAGGACCTGAGCTTTGCCCTGGAAGACCTGGAACGCCACGGACAGAAACTACCATTACTGGTCCTCCTGGATAACGGTTCCACCGAGGAAGATATCCTGGCCCTTTTAAAGGTTAAAATCTACGACATAGAAGTGGTGGTGGTGGACCACCACTACCCTGGAGTAGTCACCGATGGCAGAGTGGCAGTGGATGACTATGTGGATGTGCACGTGAACCCCTACCTGGAGGGGGGTGACAGTCAGGTCACTGCCGGTGCCCTGGCAGTGGAACTGGCCCAGATGATCAACCCCGAAGTAAAAGACAGACTCTTACACCTGCCTGGTATTGCAGCAGTGGGTGACCATGCAAGGTCACCAGAAGCACAGTGGTACATTGATCTTGCAAAAGAGAAAGGATATGATTTGGAAGACCTGGAAAAGATCGCCACTGCCATAGACTTTGAAGCATTTTTCCTGCGCTTCATGAACGGCCGTGGAATAATGGACACCATACTGGGACTGGGTAACAGGGAAAAACACACCAAACTGGTGGACGCCCTTTACACCGAGTCACAAAGACGTGTGGAATGGCAGCTGGCAGCAGCCCTGCCTAACCTGAAAACCCAGACCTTCCCCAATGGGATCATCTTCAGTGTCCTGGATGTGGAGAAATTCGCCCATAAATTCACCTTCCCAGCTCCGGGTAAAACCTGTGGCTTTGTCCATGACAGTATGGTCCAGAAATTCGGGGAGGAAACACCAATCATCACCCTGGCCTACGGACCAGACTTTGGTGTTATCAGGGCCACCGATGCAGTTAACGAGATATTCGGATTCAACCTTAACACCATAATCCAGGAGCTTTTGGTGGAAATTCCTGAAGCAGGTATTGATGGTGGTGGCCATGAATGCGCGGGTAGTCTGAAATTCGTGGAAGGACTATCCAAAAAGGTGCTGCAGAGCTTTGCAGCAAAGGTTGCAGGGTTAAAAGCAGCTTAA
- the rbr gene encoding rubrerythrin, which yields MEKTLENLTKAFIGESQARNRYSFYAKQATKDGYPQISEIFLETAENERQHAKWLFKMIQEIKKNPNLVDDEIHVEAEAPLTLGNTVENIKAAIAGEHYENSEMYPEFAKVAKQEGLDAVARRLLAIGKAEVHHEERYTQLLEQVEAGTLFKKDEAVSWTCLKCGYSVTGKEPPEKCPACDHPTKYFFIRCEQY from the coding sequence ATGGAAAAAACCTTAGAAAACCTTACAAAGGCATTTATTGGTGAAAGTCAGGCTAGAAACCGTTACAGTTTCTATGCGAAACAGGCTACAAAGGATGGTTACCCTCAAATTTCCGAGATATTCCTGGAAACTGCTGAGAACGAACGACAGCATGCTAAATGGTTGTTCAAGATGATCCAGGAGATTAAGAAAAATCCGAATCTGGTTGATGATGAGATACACGTGGAAGCAGAAGCCCCATTAACATTGGGTAACACCGTGGAAAACATCAAAGCCGCCATAGCAGGGGAACACTACGAAAACAGTGAAATGTACCCAGAATTTGCTAAAGTAGCTAAACAGGAAGGCTTAGATGCTGTGGCCCGGAGATTACTGGCCATTGGAAAGGCAGAAGTTCACCATGAGGAAAGGTACACCCAACTCCTGGAACAAGTGGAAGCCGGCACCCTCTTCAAGAAAGATGAAGCTGTCTCATGGACCTGTCTCAAATGTGGTTACTCTGTCACTGGAAAAGAGCCACCAGAAAAGTGCCCTGCATGTGACCACCCCACCAAGTACTTCTTCATCCGCTGCGAACAGTACTAA
- a CDS encoding DUF2589 domain-containing protein → MTDTVPSAGEELSSIDFSKMIGGPLIAVVNAQTQASLATVNFVKQVGFKPKTDSKSGTPQEQFTGEPTTVTFKYEKDGKETDLKVPLLTILPVPYIRVEETDINFLAKINSVEHHEVDNDVKVDAEVDAKVGCSWASASLKVSTAYQHKDESGSNVSRDYSLEVKVKAVQDEIPAGMSKVLSILENQIKETPATKPTIESSKKEVKGELIGPKGDTIANID, encoded by the coding sequence ATGACTGATACGGTACCTAGTGCTGGTGAAGAGTTGTCTTCGATAGATTTTTCTAAAATGATTGGTGGTCCATTAATTGCTGTGGTGAATGCTCAAACTCAAGCATCACTTGCAACAGTGAACTTCGTAAAGCAAGTAGGGTTTAAACCTAAAACAGATTCAAAGTCAGGTACACCTCAAGAACAGTTTACGGGTGAACCTACTACTGTGACTTTTAAATATGAAAAAGATGGGAAAGAAACCGATTTAAAAGTTCCATTACTAACTATACTTCCAGTTCCGTATATTCGTGTAGAAGAAACTGACATCAATTTTTTAGCTAAAATAAATTCAGTTGAACATCATGAAGTTGATAATGATGTTAAAGTAGATGCCGAGGTGGATGCTAAAGTTGGTTGTTCATGGGCTAGTGCCAGTTTAAAAGTTTCCACGGCTTACCAGCACAAAGACGAATCTGGAAGTAATGTTTCTCGGGATTATTCATTGGAAGTTAAAGTAAAAGCTGTTCAAGATGAAATCCCAGCTGGTATGAGTAAAGTCCTTAGTATTTTAGAAAATCAAATCAAAGAAACCCCCGCAACAAAACCTACGATAGAATCTTCTAAAAAAGAAGTAAAAGGTGAATTAATAGGGCCTAAAGGGGATACAATTGCCAATATAGATTAA
- the nth gene encoding endonuclease III codes for MDMSQRVDLIMERLQQQYDLRVFEDGDPYRVLIRTILSQRTRDDNTDRASAQLFSEYHTMTEIAEADPALLEPLIRPAGFYHVKAKRIVEVSRKLLDEFKGQVPDDMKGLLELPGVGRKTANCVLVYGFQIPAIPVDVHVHRISNRLGLVDTKHPEETELELEKLVPREYWIELNDLMVQFGQTICRPQSPRHEECPLQELCDYYQNLEEK; via the coding sequence ATGGATATGAGCCAACGGGTGGATCTGATTATGGAACGTCTGCAGCAGCAGTACGATCTACGTGTATTTGAGGATGGTGACCCCTACCGGGTTCTGATTAGAACCATACTCTCCCAGAGAACACGGGATGATAACACTGACCGGGCTTCGGCACAACTTTTCTCAGAATATCATACCATGACTGAGATTGCTGAGGCAGATCCTGCTCTTCTGGAGCCCCTTATCCGTCCGGCTGGTTTTTACCATGTGAAGGCCAAACGTATTGTAGAAGTTTCCCGTAAACTACTGGATGAATTCAAAGGCCAGGTACCGGATGATATGAAGGGCCTCCTGGAATTACCAGGTGTGGGACGCAAGACAGCCAACTGCGTACTGGTTTACGGTTTCCAAATACCAGCTATCCCGGTGGATGTGCACGTGCACCGTATAAGCAACAGACTGGGCCTGGTTGACACCAAACACCCTGAAGAAACTGAATTGGAACTGGAAAAGTTGGTTCCCAGGGAGTACTGGATTGAACTCAATGATTTGATGGTGCAGTTCGGACAGACCATCTGCCGCCCCCAGTCTCCCCGACATGAGGAATGCCCCCTCCAGGAACTTTGTGATTATTACCAGAACCTTGAAGAAAAATAG
- a CDS encoding winged helix-turn-helix domain-containing protein, which translates to MRYTSSSSVRVTILLCLSEGLQTMSELKKETGISSSTISHNLSDLEKRKITTKDGEKYHLSPLGRIITLNLIENIKNNSVVSKFKKLWMDHDLSSIPPTMIKRIGDLHNSVLIEAESGEIFKPHETYQKIISGSKYIKGVSPIFRFNYIDLYKKLVVEHEIEVELILTQNIVNQTMGGIDGQNLEYLQDFMSRDKVKLWVIPDVKIAFTVTNRYLSLGLFHENGNYDSTKDLVSDDHGAVVWGNQLFEYYRDQAQKLEL; encoded by the coding sequence ATGAGATACACTTCCAGTTCTTCAGTTAGAGTAACAATTTTACTCTGTCTCAGTGAAGGTCTGCAAACTATGAGCGAACTGAAAAAAGAGACCGGGATTAGCAGTTCAACCATATCCCATAACCTCAGTGACCTTGAAAAAAGGAAGATAACCACCAAGGACGGGGAAAAATATCACCTATCACCCCTTGGAAGAATCATAACCCTCAACCTCATTGAAAATATTAAAAACAACTCTGTGGTTAGTAAATTTAAGAAACTGTGGATGGACCATGATTTAAGCAGCATACCCCCCACCATGATAAAGAGGATTGGGGATTTGCACAACTCTGTACTGATTGAAGCAGAGTCCGGGGAGATTTTCAAACCTCATGAAACCTATCAGAAGATAATATCCGGATCAAAATATATTAAAGGTGTTTCACCAATTTTCCGTTTCAATTACATTGATCTTTACAAAAAATTAGTGGTTGAACATGAGATAGAGGTGGAACTCATACTGACCCAGAATATAGTAAACCAGACTATGGGTGGTATTGATGGTCAGAACTTAGAGTATCTTCAGGATTTTATGTCCCGAGATAAAGTTAAATTATGGGTTATTCCTGATGTGAAAATTGCGTTCACTGTTACTAATAGATATTTATCATTGGGCTTATTCCATGAAAATGGAAATTATGATAGTACCAAGGATCTTGTAAGTGATGATCATGGGGCAGTTGTTTGGGGTAACCAGCTATTTGAATATTATAGAGACCAGGCTCAGAAACTCGAACTTTAA
- a CDS encoding GTP-binding protein — protein MKHNKETKIVVMGAYNSGKTTTLEQICHNRAKVEYNGTTTALDYGNTMISGEKVHFFGTPGQDRFRFMRRILSEGLDGAILVVDNSNGITPTDQEILGRLDEFQIPYVIFANKQDLNSSDLDIDSDAPVIGTIAQEGEGIMEGVEILLEIVKSHQ, from the coding sequence ATGAAACACAACAAGGAAACCAAAATCGTGGTTATGGGCGCCTATAACTCGGGAAAAACCACGACCTTAGAACAGATCTGTCACAACAGGGCCAAAGTTGAATATAATGGAACCACCACCGCACTGGATTATGGTAACACCATGATCAGTGGCGAGAAAGTGCACTTTTTCGGAACCCCTGGTCAGGACCGCTTCCGCTTCATGCGCAGGATCCTCTCTGAGGGTCTGGATGGAGCCATACTGGTGGTGGATAACAGTAACGGGATCACACCCACAGACCAGGAGATCCTGGGACGTCTGGATGAATTCCAGATCCCCTATGTGATTTTCGCCAATAAACAGGACTTAAACTCCTCTGATCTGGATATAGATTCGGATGCCCCTGTAATTGGCACCATTGCCCAGGAAGGAGAGGGAATAATGGAAGGAGTGGAAATCCTTCTGGAAATTGTTAAATCACACCAATAA
- the aroA gene encoding 3-phosphoshikimate 1-carboxyvinyltransferase yields the protein MELKVEKASKIKGVVKAPPSKSYTHRALLVACLADGESYLRDPLYSADTMATLEACQSLGCDIEIQDDLCTVQGTAGDIKTPGDVLDLKNSGTTLRFLTTMASLAPECTVLTGDDSLRGRPMQDLLNALHKLGVKAYSTRNNGLPPMVIKNGFHGGETEIKGDVSSQYISSILLSAPYAQNPVDLRVVGDFKSRPYVEMTLDIAEKFGVHCQQGPGNQFHLDKQTYQARDYTIEGDYSSASYLLSAAAILDGEVTVQNLFSESKQGDKIILDILREMGANISVKEDQVTVKGTIASNKENNESKNNESNNRSTKSQNLTSDLHAIDVNLENSPDLLPTVAALAAVARGTSHIKGVEHARFKETDRVHTMALELSKLGVNVTEEQDGLIIQGGAHGGVVESHDDHRLVMALTLVGLLTGGVWIKGAAAHRVSFPNFPQVMEGLGCPIKII from the coding sequence GTGGAATTAAAGGTAGAAAAGGCCAGCAAAATAAAAGGAGTGGTGAAAGCCCCTCCATCTAAAAGTTACACCCATCGTGCTCTCTTAGTGGCTTGTCTGGCTGATGGTGAGTCTTACTTAAGGGATCCCCTCTACTCAGCCGATACCATGGCAACCTTAGAGGCCTGCCAGTCACTTGGATGTGATATTGAAATTCAGGATGATCTGTGCACAGTTCAGGGCACAGCCGGGGATATTAAAACACCAGGAGATGTTTTAGACCTTAAAAACAGTGGCACCACCCTACGTTTTCTCACCACCATGGCCAGCCTGGCCCCCGAGTGCACTGTACTCACTGGTGATGATTCCCTGCGGGGAAGACCCATGCAGGACTTATTAAACGCCCTCCATAAACTGGGAGTAAAGGCCTACTCCACCCGAAACAACGGCCTCCCACCCATGGTTATAAAAAATGGATTTCACGGGGGTGAAACTGAGATTAAGGGTGATGTCAGTTCACAGTACATCTCATCCATCCTGCTTTCAGCTCCCTATGCCCAGAATCCAGTGGATCTAAGGGTGGTGGGAGATTTCAAGAGCAGACCCTACGTGGAGATGACCCTGGATATCGCAGAAAAATTCGGAGTGCACTGCCAGCAGGGACCCGGAAACCAATTCCATCTTGATAAACAAACCTACCAGGCCAGGGATTACACCATCGAAGGAGACTACTCCTCTGCATCATATCTTTTAAGTGCTGCTGCTATTTTAGACGGGGAAGTAACTGTCCAGAATCTTTTCTCAGAGTCAAAGCAGGGTGATAAGATAATACTGGATATCCTCAGAGAGATGGGTGCTAACATCAGTGTAAAGGAAGACCAGGTTACAGTGAAAGGAACCATAGCATCCAATAAAGAAAATAATGAATCCAAAAATAATGAATCCAACAACAGATCTACCAAATCCCAGAACCTCACCAGTGATCTTCATGCCATAGATGTGAACCTTGAGAACTCACCAGACCTCCTGCCCACGGTGGCTGCCCTGGCAGCGGTGGCCCGGGGAACATCCCACATAAAAGGGGTCGAACACGCCCGGTTCAAGGAAACCGACCGGGTGCATACCATGGCCCTTGAATTAAGTAAACTGGGAGTAAATGTAACCGAGGAGCAGGATGGGCTCATCATCCAGGGAGGAGCACATGGTGGTGTGGTGGAAAGTCACGATGACCATCGCCTGGTTATGGCCCTCACCCTGGTGGGACTCCTTACTGGAGGTGTGTGGATTAAAGGTGCGGCTGCACACCGGGTATCTTTCCCTAACTTCCCCCAGGTAATGGAAGGTTTGGGATGCCCCATCAAAATCATTTAG
- a CDS encoding desulfoferrodoxin: MTEKGQIYRCDICGNIINVLCVGPGKLVCCEVAMELLKEKQDDDGSIKHRPVIEKTAEGVKVKVGEVPHPMEENHHIEWVELATDNHVFIQFLKPGDEPEAEFPVEPDQESELKARTYCNIHGLWKS; this comes from the coding sequence ATGACTGAAAAAGGACAGATATATCGATGTGATATTTGTGGGAATATAATTAATGTTCTCTGTGTGGGTCCGGGCAAACTGGTTTGTTGTGAAGTAGCCATGGAACTTTTGAAGGAGAAACAGGATGATGATGGTTCCATTAAACACAGACCAGTGATTGAGAAAACTGCAGAGGGAGTTAAGGTTAAGGTGGGAGAAGTACCCCATCCCATGGAAGAAAATCACCACATAGAATGGGTGGAGCTTGCCACAGATAACCATGTGTTCATCCAGTTTTTAAAGCCTGGTGATGAGCCCGAGGCAGAATTCCCGGTAGAACCAGACCAGGAAAGTGAACTCAAGGCCAGGACCTACTGCAACATCCACGGACTATGGAAATCATAA
- a CDS encoding PepSY domain-containing protein: protein MEKKYILIIAILIMIGAIVSVYGYTQLGNNTSTQNNTSLQQNASNASNSTNNSVNTTSTPTVTSSSNSNKASDSSNTPSESKSNSESQGISAQQAKSIVQKTLVDSSTLGDPVLITINGRPVWNVPLFAPNGKKVGNTEVDAQTGEILGGNC, encoded by the coding sequence TTGGAGAAAAAATATATTTTAATTATAGCTATTTTAATAATGATAGGGGCAATTGTCTCAGTTTATGGTTACACACAACTAGGAAATAACACTAGCACTCAAAATAATACTTCTTTACAGCAAAACGCGTCTAATGCTTCAAATTCAACAAATAATTCTGTAAATACCACAAGTACGCCAACAGTTACATCAAGTTCAAATAGTAATAAGGCATCTGATTCTTCAAATACTCCTAGTGAATCCAAGTCTAATAGTGAATCACAGGGTATATCTGCACAACAAGCAAAAAGTATAGTACAAAAAACTTTGGTTGATAGTAGTACGTTAGGAGATCCTGTTCTCATAACAATCAATGGACGACCAGTTTGGAATGTGCCTCTTTTTGCTCCGAATGGTAAAAAAGTTGGTAACACAGAAGTAGATGCTCAAACTGGAGAAATCCTCGGAGGGAACTGTTAA
- a CDS encoding UbiA family prenyltransferase: MGQLFGVTSYLNIIETRLRNSNFKFIIRFLVILTSSSVFIALTGCLKTFFSFSLYGTPISYPLILATFLVIYSVYGLNKITDTEEDQLNAPERSDLISKHEKLFKYTAVSAYILAVIIGLLYGWQVLLVLLFPLLAGVVYSIQINPRIPRLKDIFAVKSLIVALSWTVGSTFLPIVDYNVNLMIMLLIFYLFFIKSFINTVLFDLMDVEGDEKTGTRTIPVVIGASSTIKLLLILNSTLLILIHVCLVYGLFKMFLIPLIFCIIYGYVYILYFSRNKNRFKMDIMVDGEWILIVFISLLRMRM; encoded by the coding sequence ATGGGGCAGTTGTTTGGGGTAACCAGCTATTTGAATATTATAGAGACCAGGCTCAGAAACTCGAACTTTAAATTCATTATACGTTTTTTGGTTATATTAACATCAAGTTCCGTGTTCATAGCCCTCACCGGCTGTTTAAAAACCTTTTTTTCCTTTTCTTTATACGGAACTCCCATTTCTTATCCATTGATACTGGCTACTTTTCTGGTGATCTACTCGGTTTACGGTTTAAACAAGATAACCGATACTGAAGAAGACCAGTTAAATGCACCGGAAAGATCAGATCTCATCTCCAAGCATGAAAAGCTATTCAAATACACTGCAGTTTCAGCCTACATCCTGGCAGTGATAATCGGACTTTTATATGGATGGCAGGTACTTTTAGTTCTCCTTTTCCCATTACTAGCCGGGGTAGTGTACAGTATACAGATCAATCCCAGAATTCCCAGGTTAAAGGATATATTTGCGGTGAAGAGCCTGATAGTTGCACTGAGCTGGACTGTGGGCAGCACCTTCCTCCCCATAGTTGATTATAATGTTAATCTGATGATTATGCTGCTGATATTTTATTTATTCTTCATTAAAAGTTTCATTAACACGGTGCTCTTTGATCTGATGGATGTGGAGGGGGATGAGAAAACTGGAACCAGGACTATACCGGTGGTTATCGGTGCATCCAGCACCATCAAACTCCTTCTGATTCTCAATTCTACCCTGCTAATCCTGATTCATGTCTGTCTGGTCTACGGATTGTTTAAGATGTTCCTCATTCCATTGATATTCTGCATAATCTATGGCTACGTTTATATACTGTATTTCTCACGTAACAAAAACCGTTTTAAAATGGATATCATGGTGGATGGTGAATGGATACTCATCGTATTCATCAGTTTACTGCGGATGAGAATGTAA